The Deinococcus koreensis genome window below encodes:
- the tpiA gene encoding triose-phosphate isomerase, producing the protein MTSTTKPRTLLALNWKMNKTPSEARIWGRELAQRFTRGDAELAVMAPATHLHGLREALPGGVDVGAQDVSAHESGAYTGEISAAMLADLGVVYVVVGHSERREYHGETDAVVAAKAGQAQANGLTPIVCVGEGLEVREKGEHVAYTLAQLAGSLEGVGPEVVVAYEPVWAIGTGKTATDDDAEELASAIRAALVERYGDKSAEIRVLYGGSVKPDNIASICAKPNVNGALVGGASLKVEDVLGMNDALRSA; encoded by the coding sequence ATGACAAGTACTACCAAGCCGCGCACACTGCTGGCACTGAACTGGAAGATGAACAAGACGCCCTCCGAGGCGCGGATCTGGGGGCGGGAGCTGGCGCAGCGCTTCACCCGTGGCGACGCCGAACTGGCGGTCATGGCCCCGGCCACGCACCTGCATGGCCTGCGGGAAGCCCTGCCGGGCGGCGTGGACGTGGGCGCGCAGGACGTGTCGGCGCATGAATCGGGTGCCTACACGGGCGAGATCAGCGCGGCGATGCTGGCCGATCTGGGCGTGGTGTACGTGGTGGTCGGGCATTCCGAGCGGCGCGAGTACCACGGCGAGACGGACGCCGTCGTGGCCGCCAAGGCGGGGCAGGCCCAGGCAAACGGACTGACGCCCATCGTCTGCGTGGGCGAGGGCCTGGAGGTGCGCGAGAAGGGCGAGCACGTGGCCTACACGCTGGCCCAGCTCGCGGGCAGCCTGGAGGGCGTGGGGCCGGAGGTCGTGGTCGCCTACGAGCCGGTCTGGGCCATCGGCACCGGCAAGACCGCCACGGACGACGACGCCGAGGAACTGGCCTCCGCCATCCGCGCCGCGCTGGTGGAGCGGTACGGCGACAAGTCGGCCGAGATCCGCGTCCTGTACGGCGGCTCGGTCAAGCCCGACAACATCGCCAGCATCTGTGCGAAGCCGAATGTCAATGGCGCGCTGGTAGGCGGCGCGAGCCTCAAGGTCGAGGACGTGCTGGGTATGAATGACGCCCTGAGATCGGCCTGA
- the asnS gene encoding asparagine--tRNA ligase, which translates to MSVHSSIHDLKSHVGQTVTVHAWLTDKSGKGKIQFLKLRDGSGFVQGTVFKGDVSEDVFEAAKRLTQEQAVTITGEVRADERAPGGVELSVRGLSPISENHAEYAITPKEHGIEFLMDHRHLWLRHRRPWAVMRVRDAVQRAITDFFHGEGFIRFDAPFFTPNAAEGTTELFEIDLFGQDKAYLSQTGQLHAEAGAFAFGKVYTFGPTFRAEKSKTRRHLLEFWMIEPEVAPSTHAENMDLQERMVSFIVRRVLEECAAELELLGRDVSKLRGAAEGSYPRITYTEALEIVRKHIEDRDLPPNVQEDVQPVEWGDDLGAPHETILGHHFDRPVMVEKYPAAIKAFYMQPDPEDPRVALCDDMIAPDGYGEIIGGSQRIHDYELLKSRIEHEGLPLEAFDWYLDLRRVGSVPHAGYGMGLERVIAWITGAEHIREAIPFPRMLTRMRP; encoded by the coding sequence ATGAGCGTTCACTCCAGTATTCACGACCTGAAGAGCCACGTCGGCCAGACCGTTACCGTCCACGCCTGGCTCACCGACAAGAGCGGCAAGGGCAAGATCCAGTTCCTGAAACTGCGCGACGGCAGCGGCTTCGTGCAGGGCACGGTGTTCAAGGGGGACGTCAGCGAGGACGTGTTCGAGGCGGCCAAACGGCTGACGCAGGAGCAGGCGGTCACCATCACTGGCGAGGTGCGGGCCGACGAGCGGGCGCCGGGCGGGGTCGAGCTGAGCGTGCGGGGGCTCTCCCCCATCTCCGAGAACCACGCCGAGTACGCGATCACGCCCAAGGAGCACGGCATCGAGTTCCTGATGGATCACCGGCACCTGTGGCTGCGCCACCGCCGGCCCTGGGCGGTCATGCGCGTGCGCGACGCCGTGCAGCGCGCGATTACCGACTTCTTCCACGGCGAGGGCTTCATCCGCTTCGACGCGCCCTTCTTCACGCCCAACGCCGCCGAGGGCACCACCGAGCTGTTCGAGATCGACCTCTTCGGCCAGGACAAGGCGTACCTCTCGCAGACCGGGCAGCTGCACGCCGAGGCCGGCGCCTTCGCCTTCGGCAAGGTCTACACCTTCGGGCCGACCTTCCGCGCCGAGAAGAGCAAGACGCGGCGGCACCTGCTGGAATTCTGGATGATCGAGCCGGAGGTCGCGCCCAGCACCCACGCCGAGAACATGGATCTGCAGGAACGCATGGTGTCGTTCATCGTGCGGCGGGTGCTGGAGGAGTGCGCGGCCGAGCTGGAGCTGCTGGGCCGGGACGTGAGCAAGCTGCGGGGCGCGGCCGAGGGGAGTTACCCGCGCATCACCTACACCGAGGCGCTGGAGATCGTGCGGAAGCACATCGAAGATCGTGACCTGCCTCCGAACGTGCAGGAGGACGTGCAGCCGGTCGAGTGGGGCGACGACCTGGGGGCGCCGCACGAGACCATCCTGGGCCACCACTTCGACCGACCCGTGATGGTCGAGAAGTACCCGGCGGCCATCAAGGCCTTCTATATGCAGCCCGATCCCGAAGACCCGCGCGTGGCCCTGTGCGACGACATGATCGCCCCCGACGGCTACGGCGAGATCATCGGCGGTTCCCAGCGCATTCACGACTACGAGCTGCTCAAGTCGCGCATCGAGCACGAGGGGCTGCCGCTGGAGGCCTTCGACTGGTACCTCGACCTGCGCCGGGTCGGCAGCGTGCCGCACGCGGGCTACGGCATGGGGCTGGAGCGGGTGATCGCCTGGATCACCGGCGCGGAGCACATCCGCGAGGCGATTCCCTTCCCGCGGATGCTGACGCGCATGCGGCCCTGA
- the uvrC gene encoding excinuclease ABC subunit UvrC → MHFDDLPVLPTTPGVYIFRKGGVPIYIGKANNLRSRVGQHFKAGGKSGKFTRLAETLEFITARNEVEALVLEANLIKQHRPHYNVLLKDDKHYPFLKLTNEAFPMLIVTRRVLKDGAQYYGPYPDASAVRRVKHLIDTMFPLRKNSGLPMQKKPRPCLNFHMGRCLGPCVDRADPIAYQQIVDDVRALLEGRAAPVVARLRVDMGLAAKGQDFEQAGRLRDRVQAVEKLFGTEQHAFVSDETDLDFLGAAQAGEFAMVQLFRMRAGRVVGRDKRFLTNAEESTLGEIVEAFVQDYYTQATHVPPLILLPADFEDAPVWSRFLSEKAGRKIEMRTPKRGDKVDLVEMAQRNAHTGLESEMALLERRGDHPGLDALREVLALPERPWRIEGYDNSNLFGTNIVSGMVVFEGGRSRRGEHRRFKVRGLDHPDDYTSMKQTILRRFTGSLSDKLPLPDLMLIDGGRGQVNAALDALKEANVQVPVVGLAKREERLILPGRFGAQWWLELGSEIGVNRELLLPHTHPALRMLIGVRDEVHQYAVTYHRKLRGETMLRSVFDDLPGIGQKRRDALLEHFTSLEDLASASVDQIAAVPGMTGRAAQSVKTFLADRDRNAQPVAD, encoded by the coding sequence GTGCATTTCGACGATCTTCCCGTGCTGCCGACCACGCCCGGCGTGTACATCTTCCGCAAGGGGGGCGTGCCCATCTATATCGGCAAGGCGAACAACCTGCGTTCACGGGTCGGGCAGCACTTCAAGGCGGGCGGCAAGAGCGGCAAGTTCACGCGGCTGGCCGAGACGCTGGAATTCATCACCGCCAGGAACGAGGTCGAGGCGCTGGTGCTGGAGGCCAACCTCATCAAGCAGCACCGGCCGCACTACAACGTGCTGCTCAAGGACGACAAGCACTACCCCTTCCTGAAGCTCACCAACGAAGCCTTCCCCATGCTGATCGTCACCCGGCGGGTGCTCAAGGACGGCGCGCAGTACTACGGGCCGTACCCGGACGCCTCGGCGGTGCGGCGGGTCAAGCACCTGATCGACACCATGTTCCCGCTGCGCAAGAACAGCGGGCTGCCCATGCAGAAAAAGCCTCGCCCCTGCCTGAACTTCCACATGGGCCGCTGCCTGGGGCCGTGCGTGGACCGTGCCGACCCCATCGCCTACCAGCAGATCGTGGACGACGTGCGGGCGCTGCTGGAGGGGCGCGCCGCGCCGGTGGTCGCCCGCCTGCGGGTGGACATGGGACTGGCCGCGAAGGGGCAGGATTTCGAGCAGGCGGGCCGGCTGCGCGACCGGGTGCAGGCGGTCGAGAAACTGTTCGGCACCGAGCAGCACGCCTTCGTGAGCGACGAGACCGATCTGGACTTTCTGGGGGCGGCGCAGGCGGGCGAGTTCGCCATGGTGCAGCTCTTCCGGATGCGGGCCGGGCGAGTGGTCGGCCGCGACAAGCGCTTCCTGACCAACGCCGAGGAGAGCACGCTGGGCGAGATCGTGGAGGCCTTCGTGCAGGACTACTACACGCAGGCGACCCATGTGCCGCCGCTGATCCTGCTGCCCGCCGACTTCGAGGACGCGCCGGTGTGGAGCCGGTTCCTCTCGGAGAAGGCCGGACGGAAGATCGAGATGCGCACCCCCAAACGCGGCGACAAGGTCGATCTGGTCGAGATGGCGCAGCGCAACGCCCACACCGGCCTGGAATCCGAGATGGCGCTGCTGGAGCGCCGCGGCGACCATCCCGGCCTGGACGCGCTGCGCGAGGTGCTGGCGCTGCCCGAACGGCCCTGGCGCATCGAGGGCTACGACAACTCCAACCTGTTCGGCACCAACATCGTCTCGGGGATGGTGGTCTTCGAGGGCGGAAGGTCGCGGCGCGGCGAGCACCGGCGCTTCAAGGTGCGCGGCCTGGATCACCCGGACGACTACACGAGCATGAAACAGACCATCCTGCGGCGCTTCACGGGCAGTCTCTCCGACAAACTGCCGCTGCCCGATCTGATGCTGATCGACGGTGGGCGCGGTCAGGTGAACGCCGCGCTGGACGCGCTGAAAGAGGCGAACGTGCAGGTGCCGGTGGTCGGGCTCGCCAAGCGCGAGGAGCGTCTGATCCTGCCGGGCCGCTTCGGGGCGCAGTGGTGGCTGGAATTGGGCAGCGAGATCGGCGTGAACCGCGAGCTGCTGCTGCCCCACACCCACCCGGCGCTGCGGATGCTGATCGGGGTGCGCGACGAGGTTCACCAGTACGCCGTGACCTACCACCGCAAGCTGCGCGGTGAGACGATGCTTCGCAGCGTGTTCGACGACCTGCCGGGCATCGGGCAGAAGCGGCGCGACGCCCTGCTGGAGCACTTCACCAGCCTGGAGGATCTGGCCTCGGCCAGTGTGGATCAGATCGCGGCGGTGCCGGGCATGACCGGGCGGGCCGCGCAGAGCGTCAAGACTTTCCTGGCGGATCGTGACCGCAACGCCCAGCCCGTGGCGGACTGA
- the gap gene encoding type I glyceraldehyde-3-phosphate dehydrogenase, with amino-acid sequence MKVGINGFGRIGRLVFRILVARGIEVVAINDLTDNKTLANLLKYDSTAGKFDGTVEYDEASLTVNGKKIHALAERDPANIKWGELGADIVIESTGIFTDREGASKHIAGGAKKVLITAPAKNEDFSIVLGVNEQDYDPANHHIISNASCTTNSLGAPMKLLDEAFGIEKAIMTTVHSYTNDQRVLDLPHSDLRRSRAAAINIIPTSTGAAKAVSQVYPALKGKFDGTSLRVPTPVGSISDVVVILGRDVTKDEVNAVFRAAAEGSHKGIIEYTEDPIVLQDIVGNPHSAIIDGGLTMAMGSLVKFFSWYDNEWGYSNRIVDLVELVQQKG; translated from the coding sequence ATGAAAGTAGGCATCAACGGTTTCGGCCGCATCGGTCGTCTGGTCTTCCGCATCCTGGTGGCGCGCGGCATCGAGGTGGTCGCCATCAACGATCTGACCGACAACAAGACCCTGGCCAACCTGCTCAAGTACGACTCCACCGCCGGCAAATTCGACGGCACCGTCGAGTACGACGAAGCTTCGCTGACCGTGAACGGCAAGAAGATCCACGCGCTGGCCGAGCGCGATCCCGCCAACATCAAGTGGGGCGAACTGGGCGCCGACATCGTGATCGAGTCGACCGGCATCTTCACCGACCGCGAGGGAGCCAGCAAGCACATCGCTGGCGGCGCGAAGAAGGTGCTGATCACCGCTCCCGCCAAGAACGAGGACTTCTCCATCGTGCTGGGGGTGAACGAGCAGGACTACGACCCCGCCAACCATCACATCATCTCCAACGCCAGCTGCACCACCAACTCGCTGGGCGCCCCCATGAAGCTGCTCGATGAGGCCTTCGGTATCGAGAAGGCCATCATGACCACGGTACACTCCTACACCAACGACCAGCGCGTGCTGGATCTGCCGCACAGCGACCTGCGCCGCTCGCGCGCCGCCGCCATCAACATCATCCCGACCTCCACGGGCGCGGCCAAGGCCGTCTCGCAGGTGTACCCGGCGCTGAAGGGCAAGTTCGACGGCACCTCGCTGCGCGTGCCCACGCCGGTCGGCTCGATCAGCGACGTGGTGGTCATTCTGGGACGCGACGTGACGAAGGACGAGGTCAATGCCGTGTTCCGGGCCGCCGCCGAGGGCAGCCACAAGGGCATCATCGAGTACACCGAAGACCCCATCGTGCTGCAGGACATCGTGGGCAACCCGCACTCGGCGATCATCGACGGCGGCCTGACCATGGCGATGGGCAGCCTCGTGAAGTTCTTCAGCTGGTACGACAACGAGTGGGGTTACTCCAACCGCATCGTCGACCTGGTGGAACTGGTACAGCAGAAGGGCTGA
- a CDS encoding YceI family protein: protein MRPLPRRLIALCALLMLPASAAPVGYSAGDGSATFDIRVLLVPVRGTIEGVSAEADVDSADLAATTGRVTVPLVNLKTGNGLRDSHARSEVALWAEKYPNAVFTLGRLTGGRLVEGTTLATTATGTLTVKATTRTISVPVKATLSGAQIRVSTQFKFNPYDFDVRYPGSATSVAVDVSFVLAAK from the coding sequence ATGCGTCCCCTGCCCCGCCGTCTGATCGCCCTCTGCGCCCTCCTGATGCTGCCCGCCAGTGCCGCCCCGGTGGGCTACAGTGCGGGCGACGGCAGCGCCACGTTCGATATCCGGGTGCTGCTGGTGCCGGTTCGCGGCACGATCGAGGGGGTGAGCGCCGAGGCCGACGTGGACAGCGCCGATCTGGCCGCCACGACCGGGAGGGTCACGGTGCCGCTGGTGAATCTGAAGACCGGCAACGGGCTGCGGGATTCTCATGCCAGGAGCGAGGTCGCGCTGTGGGCCGAGAAGTATCCGAACGCCGTGTTCACGCTGGGCCGGCTCACGGGCGGCCGGCTGGTCGAGGGCACGACGCTGGCCACGACGGCCACCGGTACGCTGACCGTCAAGGCCACCACGCGGACGATCTCGGTGCCTGTGAAGGCCACGCTCAGCGGCGCCCAGATCAGGGTAAGTACCCAGTTCAAGTTCAACCCCTACGACTTCGATGTCCGTTATCCGGGCAGCGCGACGAGCGTCGCGGTCGACGTGTCGTTCGTGCTGGCCGCGAAATAG
- a CDS encoding phosphoglycerate kinase, whose translation MQNLKSLNVQGKRVLVRVDYNVPVKDGAVQDDTRVTASLPTIAALLEAGARNVILMSHFGRPKGGPEERYSLKPVAPVLEKVLGRPVTFIGGLADSDETLAAVRALGPGEVALLENVRFSAGEEKNDAGLSGRFARLGDAFVLDAFGSAHRAHSSVSGVAGLLSHAAGTLLEREVVALDRLLNSPELPYVVIIGGAKVSDKIKVIENLLPKVDRLLIGGGMAYTFIKAQGGKIGDSIHEDDQLELASRLLAEYGGKILLPVDVVAADAFDTNANTQVVPSGQIPDGWQGLDAGPETIRFYRDALQGARTVFWNGPLGVFEFEKFAGGTNAIAAAVADLSASAYTVIGGGDSVSAINKSGQADRIDHISTGGGASLELLKGKALPGVEAMK comes from the coding sequence ATGCAGAACCTCAAATCACTGAACGTCCAGGGCAAGCGCGTGCTGGTGCGCGTGGACTACAATGTGCCGGTCAAGGACGGCGCCGTGCAGGACGACACGCGCGTCACGGCGAGCCTGCCGACCATAGCGGCGCTGCTGGAGGCGGGCGCCCGGAACGTGATCCTGATGAGCCACTTCGGGCGTCCCAAAGGTGGGCCGGAGGAGAGGTACAGCCTGAAACCGGTGGCGCCCGTGCTGGAGAAGGTTCTGGGCCGACCCGTGACCTTCATCGGCGGGCTGGCCGACTCGGACGAGACGCTGGCGGCGGTGCGGGCGCTGGGGCCGGGCGAGGTCGCGTTGCTGGAGAACGTGCGCTTCTCGGCCGGCGAGGAGAAGAACGACGCGGGCCTCAGTGGGCGTTTCGCGCGGCTGGGCGACGCCTTCGTGCTGGACGCCTTCGGCAGCGCGCACCGGGCGCACAGTTCGGTCAGCGGCGTGGCGGGGCTGCTGTCCCACGCGGCGGGCACGCTGCTGGAGCGCGAGGTCGTGGCGCTGGATCGGCTGCTCAATTCTCCAGAGCTCCCCTACGTGGTCATCATCGGCGGGGCCAAGGTCAGCGACAAGATCAAGGTCATTGAGAACCTGCTGCCCAAAGTGGATCGTCTGCTGATCGGCGGCGGCATGGCCTACACCTTCATCAAGGCGCAGGGCGGGAAGATCGGCGACTCGATCCACGAGGATGACCAGCTAGAACTGGCGAGCCGGCTTCTGGCCGAGTACGGGGGCAAGATCCTGCTTCCGGTGGACGTGGTGGCGGCCGACGCCTTCGACACGAATGCCAATACCCAGGTCGTGCCCAGCGGGCAGATCCCAGACGGCTGGCAGGGGCTGGACGCCGGGCCGGAAACCATCCGTTTCTACCGGGACGCGCTGCAGGGGGCCAGAACCGTGTTCTGGAACGGGCCGCTGGGCGTGTTCGAGTTCGAGAAATTCGCGGGCGGCACCAACGCCATCGCGGCGGCCGTGGCCGACCTGAGTGCCAGCGCCTACACGGTGATCGGCGGCGGGGACTCGGTGAGCGCCATCAACAAGAGCGGGCAGGCGGATCGGATCGACCATATTTCTACCGGCGGCGGTGCCAGCCTGGAGCTGCTGAAAGGCAAGGCGCTGCCGGGCGTGGAGGCGATGAAATAA
- a CDS encoding phosphatase PAP2 family protein: protein MWRALRTAALPLLRLHWRLILLVLLGVLAPLVLIAELTEEVFRDGGFSWDQAILEWYAAHRTPGLTLLARVLAVLGGVPALPIITLGIALVLARFRTRAHAWFLILAVSGATVLNGLAKVAFQRARPGELVAVLNEPGFSFPSGHAMSNMAFGMALCLVFWHSRARWPAALLGVGWGLLVGISRNYLGVHYPTDVLVGCLSSVTWVVGLYLVVRKRWRVLNQPAPP from the coding sequence ATGTGGAGGGCACTGAGGACGGCCGCGCTGCCGCTCCTGAGACTGCACTGGCGGCTGATCCTGCTGGTGCTGCTGGGCGTGCTGGCCCCGCTGGTGCTGATCGCCGAACTGACCGAGGAGGTGTTCCGGGATGGGGGCTTCTCCTGGGATCAGGCCATCCTGGAGTGGTACGCGGCGCACCGCACGCCGGGGCTGACACTGCTCGCCCGCGTCCTGGCGGTGCTGGGCGGGGTACCGGCGCTGCCGATCATCACTCTGGGCATAGCGCTGGTGCTGGCGCGCTTCCGAACCCGGGCCCACGCCTGGTTTCTCATTCTGGCCGTGAGCGGCGCGACAGTGCTCAACGGGCTGGCGAAGGTCGCCTTCCAGCGAGCCCGGCCCGGCGAGCTGGTGGCCGTGCTCAACGAGCCCGGCTTCAGTTTCCCGAGCGGTCACGCCATGAGCAATATGGCGTTTGGCATGGCGCTGTGCCTGGTCTTCTGGCACAGCCGGGCCCGCTGGCCGGCGGCGCTGCTGGGCGTGGGCTGGGGCCTGTTGGTGGGGATCAGCCGCAACTATCTGGGCGTGCACTACCCCACCGATGTCCTGGTCGGGTGTCTCAGCAGCGTGACCTGGGTGGTCGGGCTCTACTTGGTGGTCAGGAAGCGCTGGCGGGTGCTGAACCAGCCCGCGCCGCCGTAG
- a CDS encoding Imm51 family immunity protein, protein MDVASQHDDFFSSRLVEHGEQSPRYSLIFDDFGPSASVFENHGSEAGGYAWHAACVGLVEEHAPELAGRLQYDPESSMFAAYSTDRAALLHLAELIRQAQSDHAMLDQALGRVNLSDYD, encoded by the coding sequence ATGGACGTGGCCAGCCAGCATGATGATTTTTTTTCGTCCCGGTTGGTCGAGCATGGTGAGCAATCCCCGCGCTACAGCCTGATCTTCGACGACTTCGGGCCGAGCGCGAGCGTCTTTGAGAATCACGGTTCGGAGGCCGGGGGCTACGCCTGGCACGCCGCGTGCGTGGGCTTGGTTGAGGAGCACGCCCCAGAACTGGCCGGGCGTCTCCAATACGACCCGGAAAGCTCGATGTTTGCGGCCTACAGCACCGACCGGGCGGCGCTCCTGCATCTGGCCGAGCTGATTCGTCAGGCGCAGAGTGATCACGCCATGCTGGATCAGGCGCTGGGACGCGTGAACCTCAGCGACTACGACTGA
- a CDS encoding aspartate kinase produces the protein MSASLLVMKFGGTNMQDARAIRHSASLVGRSLKEGVRVVVVVSAMAGVTNQLLQLADAAQAGDIARANDEIAVMRTRHFTAAQELGAVPDSETVRELREMHETLRQAVYGVYLLRELTPRSRDLIVAFGERLSAPLMRLALEQQDIRAHHLTGGEAGILTDSHFGNAKPLPSAYERVRDRLSAVLSTGVTPVVAGFMGETEKGALTTLGRGGTDYSATIIGKALGADEVWAWKDVDGVMSADPRVVKDALNIELLSYGEVMELAYFGAKVLHPLAVTPLQESGIPLRLKNSSDPDFPGTLVQSHPRDDAGHPVKAVTAIRNVSLINVSGAGVLGIPEVLASVFDAIARENITLLMVSQSSSMSNVSLAVQSVDAERTLSALRAGVSSELKVDEQPGTAVLAIVGSGMRGQRGVSARMFTALADHDVNILMISQGSSELNVSVAIEGGHVDEATRAVHAAFGLGSAAQEAVGAAEPFSG, from the coding sequence ATGAGTGCATCCCTCCTCGTCATGAAATTCGGCGGCACCAATATGCAGGACGCCCGCGCCATCCGCCACAGCGCCTCGCTGGTGGGCCGCAGCCTGAAAGAAGGTGTGCGGGTCGTGGTGGTGGTGTCGGCCATGGCCGGCGTGACCAACCAGCTGCTGCAGCTGGCCGACGCGGCGCAGGCCGGCGACATCGCGCGGGCCAACGACGAGATCGCGGTCATGCGGACGCGCCACTTCACGGCGGCCCAGGAACTCGGGGCCGTGCCCGACAGCGAGACGGTGCGCGAGCTGCGCGAGATGCACGAGACGCTGCGGCAGGCGGTGTACGGCGTGTATCTGCTGCGCGAACTGACCCCGCGCAGCCGAGACCTGATCGTCGCGTTCGGTGAGCGGCTCTCGGCCCCCCTCATGCGCCTGGCACTGGAACAGCAGGACATCCGCGCGCACCACCTGACCGGCGGCGAGGCGGGCATCCTGACCGACTCCCATTTCGGCAACGCCAAGCCGCTGCCCAGCGCCTACGAGCGGGTCAGAGACCGCCTGAGCGCGGTGCTCTCGACCGGCGTGACCCCGGTGGTGGCTGGCTTCATGGGCGAGACCGAGAAGGGCGCCCTGACCACCCTGGGCCGGGGCGGCACCGACTACAGCGCCACCATCATCGGCAAGGCGCTGGGCGCCGACGAGGTCTGGGCCTGGAAGGACGTGGACGGGGTGATGAGTGCCGACCCCCGCGTGGTGAAGGACGCGCTGAACATCGAGCTGCTCAGCTACGGCGAGGTCATGGAGCTGGCCTACTTCGGCGCCAAGGTGCTGCACCCGCTGGCGGTCACGCCCCTGCAGGAGAGCGGCATTCCGCTGCGGCTGAAGAACTCCTCCGACCCGGACTTTCCCGGCACGCTGGTGCAGTCGCACCCCCGCGACGACGCCGGCCACCCGGTCAAGGCCGTGACCGCCATCCGCAACGTCAGCCTCATCAATGTCAGCGGCGCCGGCGTGCTGGGCATTCCCGAGGTGCTCGCCAGCGTGTTCGACGCCATCGCCCGCGAGAACATCACGCTGCTGATGGTGTCCCAGAGCAGCTCGATGAGCAACGTGTCGCTGGCCGTGCAGAGCGTGGATGCCGAGCGCACCCTCAGCGCCCTGCGGGCGGGCGTCAGCAGCGAGCTGAAGGTCGATGAACAGCCGGGCACCGCCGTGCTCGCCATCGTGGGGAGCGGGATGCGCGGGCAGCGCGGGGTCTCCGCCCGCATGTTCACCGCCCTGGCCGACCACGACGTCAACATCCTGATGATCTCGCAGGGCAGCAGCGAGCTGAACGTCAGCGTGGCCATCGAGGGGGGTCACGTCGACGAGGCCACCCGCGCGGTGCACGCCGCCTTCGGGCTGGGCTCGGCGGCCCAGGAAGCCGTGGGGGCGGCCGAGCCCTTCAGCGGCTGA
- a CDS encoding Gfo/Idh/MocA family protein, which yields MTLRVALLGCGNRGADVYGLHLRSLGVEIAALVEPRPARLQEVARRFGLSAEACFLHWDAFFALGRVADAVVIATPDDQHVEPCLAALALGYHVLLEKPVCLQESDIARLLEAEAGSAGRVTVCHVLRATPFFQEVTRVLDAGSLGQLVGIQWAENVAWWHYAHSYVRGNWRQSPPAAPFVLAKSGHDLDLLRWFAGSPPVWVSSEGALHHFRPENAPPGASDRCVTCPVVDCPSDARRIYPSRPLDVWPNTVLTAGGVSLDEALERGPYGECVYLGRNDVVDHQAVTVAFGNGVTAQLTVSAFTHNNTRTFKLLGSRGELRGHMEWGELELHDFASGTSSHWVVDTAGNHGGGDFGISRAWVAALAGEAEWPSPLSVSLDSHRMAFAAERSRVSQTVEVL from the coding sequence ATGACGCTGAGGGTCGCCCTGCTCGGCTGCGGCAACCGGGGGGCCGATGTCTATGGGCTGCACCTGCGCTCACTGGGCGTGGAGATCGCCGCGCTGGTCGAGCCGCGTCCGGCACGGTTGCAGGAGGTGGCACGGCGCTTCGGTCTGTCGGCAGAGGCGTGTTTCCTTCACTGGGACGCCTTCTTCGCGCTGGGTCGCGTGGCCGACGCGGTGGTGATCGCCACGCCGGACGACCAGCATGTCGAGCCGTGCCTCGCGGCCCTGGCGCTGGGCTACCACGTCCTGCTGGAAAAACCCGTCTGCCTGCAGGAATCCGACATCGCGCGGCTGCTGGAGGCCGAGGCGGGGTCGGCGGGCCGGGTCACCGTCTGCCACGTGCTGCGGGCCACCCCTTTCTTCCAGGAGGTCACGCGCGTGCTGGACGCCGGGTCGCTGGGGCAGCTGGTTGGCATCCAGTGGGCGGAGAACGTGGCGTGGTGGCACTACGCGCATTCCTACGTGCGCGGCAACTGGCGACAGTCGCCGCCGGCCGCGCCCTTCGTGCTGGCCAAGAGCGGCCACGACCTCGACCTGCTGCGCTGGTTCGCCGGCTCGCCTCCGGTGTGGGTGTCCAGCGAGGGCGCGCTCCATCACTTCCGCCCCGAGAACGCCCCGCCGGGGGCCTCGGATCGCTGCGTGACCTGCCCAGTGGTCGACTGCCCCTCCGACGCCCGGCGGATCTATCCCTCTCGGCCCCTGGACGTCTGGCCGAACACGGTGCTCACGGCCGGCGGCGTGTCCCTGGACGAGGCGCTGGAGCGTGGGCCGTACGGCGAGTGCGTGTACCTGGGCCGCAACGACGTGGTGGATCATCAGGCCGTCACGGTCGCGTTCGGCAACGGGGTCACGGCGCAGCTCACAGTCAGCGCCTTCACCCACAACAACACCCGGACGTTCAAGCTCCTGGGCAGCCGGGGCGAACTGCGTGGGCACATGGAGTGGGGCGAGCTGGAACTCCATGACTTCGCGTCCGGCACGTCGTCCCACTGGGTGGTCGACACGGCCGGAAACCACGGCGGCGGCGACTTCGGGATCAGCCGCGCCTGGGTCGCCGCGCTGGCGGGCGAGGCGGAGTGGCCCTCTCCCCTGTCGGTGTCGCTCGATTCGCACCGGATGGCGTTCGCGGCGGAGCGTTCCAGGGTGTCTCAGACGGTTGAAGTGCTGTAA